One part of the Mycobacterium marinum genome encodes these proteins:
- a CDS encoding MFS transporter, with translation MTETARETGSWRELRSGHLGTATLLAGGVAMYATNEFLTVSLLPSTIAEIGGSRLYAWVTTLYLVGSVVSATTVNAMLLKVGARMSYLMGLTVFGFASLVCAAAQNMEMLVAGRTLQGVAGGLLAGLGYALINAALPHNLWTRGSALVSAMWGVATLIGPATGGLFAQFGLWRWAFGVMATMAGLMTFLVLVVLSNGVGVGGEKPVAPAHKVPVWSLLLMGAAALAVSVAEIPQYLVATAGLLVAGALLVGIFVIVDWRMHVAVLPHSVFGSGPLKWIYLTMSVQMVAAMVTTYVPLFGQGLGHLTPVAAGFLGAALAFGWTAGEIVSASLTNPRLIGYIIAAAPLVMASGLALGAVTQRADASLPTVALWALALLITGAGIGIAWPHLTVRAMDCVDDPAESSSAAAAINIVQLVSAAFGAGLAGVVVNTATGGEVAAARWLYTVFTVLAAVGFIASYQATHHDRRSPG, from the coding sequence GTGACCGAGACCGCGAGGGAGACCGGTAGCTGGCGAGAGCTACGGAGCGGGCATCTGGGGACAGCCACCCTGCTGGCCGGCGGTGTCGCGATGTACGCGACCAACGAGTTTCTCACCGTCAGCCTGCTGCCAAGCACCATCGCCGAAATCGGGGGCAGCCGGCTTTATGCTTGGGTGACGACCCTGTATCTGGTTGGCTCGGTCGTCTCGGCCACCACGGTCAACGCGATGCTGCTGAAGGTCGGCGCTCGCATGTCGTATCTGATGGGGCTGACCGTGTTCGGCTTCGCCAGCCTGGTCTGTGCGGCCGCGCAAAACATGGAAATGCTGGTCGCCGGGCGGACCCTGCAGGGGGTGGCCGGTGGATTGCTGGCAGGGCTGGGTTATGCGCTCATCAATGCGGCTTTGCCGCACAACCTATGGACCCGCGGGTCGGCGCTGGTCTCGGCGATGTGGGGCGTCGCGACCTTGATCGGGCCCGCCACGGGCGGATTGTTCGCGCAGTTCGGATTGTGGCGGTGGGCGTTTGGCGTGATGGCGACGATGGCCGGGTTGATGACGTTCTTGGTCCTGGTCGTGCTGTCCAACGGGGTGGGAGTGGGCGGCGAGAAACCGGTGGCCCCGGCGCACAAGGTGCCGGTGTGGTCGTTGTTGCTGATGGGCGCGGCCGCGCTGGCCGTCAGCGTCGCCGAAATCCCGCAGTATCTGGTGGCGACCGCCGGGCTGCTTGTCGCCGGCGCCTTGCTAGTCGGCATCTTCGTGATTGTCGACTGGCGCATGCATGTCGCGGTCCTGCCGCACAGCGTGTTTGGTAGCGGACCATTGAAATGGATCTATCTGACCATGTCGGTGCAGATGGTTGCCGCGATGGTCACGACGTATGTGCCGCTGTTTGGTCAGGGGTTAGGGCACCTGACGCCGGTGGCTGCCGGATTCCTCGGTGCGGCTTTGGCATTCGGTTGGACGGCCGGCGAGATCGTCAGCGCTTCACTGACCAACCCCAGACTCATTGGCTACATCATCGCGGCAGCGCCGCTGGTAATGGCGTCGGGTCTGGCGCTGGGTGCCGTCACGCAGCGCGCGGATGCGTCGCTGCCGACCGTGGCGCTTTGGGCGCTTGCGCTGCTGATCACCGGGGCCGGTATCGGTATCGCGTGGCCGCATCTCACGGTGCGCGCAATGGATTGCGTCGACGACCCGGCCGAGAGCAGCTCGGCGGCCGCGGCGATCAACATTGTGCAGTTGGTCTCGGCGGCGTTTGGCGCCGGACTGGCCGGGGTGGTGGTCAATACCGCGACCGGTGGAGAGGTGGCCGCTGCCCGGTGGCTCTATACCGTCTTCACTGTGCTGGCCGCGGTCGGCTTCATCGCGTCCTACCAGGCGACCCACCACGATCGTCGCTCACCGGGTTGA
- a CDS encoding glycosyltransferase family 39 protein: protein MSTPTLEQGATATDKAERVRPRGQLLDPWLMALLATLISVAWAGRPSLWFDEGATISAAANRTLPELWKLLGHIDAVHGFYYLLMHGWYAIFPPTEFWSRVPSSLAIGGAAAGVVVFTKQFSGRSTALCAGAVFAILPRVTWAGIEARSSALSVAAAVWLTVLLVAAVRRNRPWLWLLYALVLMVSILININLGLLVPVYGALLPLLAPKKSRKSPGIWWAVTSVVAIGAMTPFVLFAHGQVWQVGWISGLNRNLFLDVVHRQYFDHSVAFAILAGVLVVAAIAVRLTGIARPGEGTRPLLLASIAWVVIPTGIVLLYSAIVEPIYYPRYLILTAPATAVILAVCIVTLARKPWLITGVVVLLAVAAFPNYFFTQRGPYAKEGWDYSQVADVISAHAAPGDCLLVDNTVPWKPGPVRALLATRPAAFRSLIDVERGAYGPKVGTLWDGHVAVWLTTEKINKCATLWTISNRDNALPDHEVGPALSPGTAFGKTPVYLFPHYLGFHIVERWQFHYSQVIKSTR from the coding sequence ATGTCCACACCGACGCTCGAGCAGGGCGCGACGGCTACCGACAAGGCCGAGCGCGTACGCCCACGTGGCCAGCTGCTCGACCCGTGGTTGATGGCTTTGCTGGCAACGCTGATCAGCGTCGCCTGGGCCGGTAGGCCCTCTCTGTGGTTCGACGAGGGCGCAACGATTTCGGCCGCCGCGAACCGGACGTTGCCGGAGCTGTGGAAACTGCTGGGCCACATCGATGCCGTGCATGGCTTCTACTACCTGCTGATGCACGGCTGGTATGCGATCTTTCCGCCGACGGAATTCTGGTCGCGGGTGCCCAGCAGCTTGGCCATCGGCGGTGCCGCCGCGGGTGTAGTCGTGTTCACCAAGCAGTTCTCCGGACGCTCCACCGCGTTGTGCGCGGGTGCCGTCTTTGCCATCCTGCCGCGGGTGACGTGGGCGGGAATCGAGGCCCGCTCGTCGGCCTTGTCGGTGGCGGCCGCGGTCTGGCTGACCGTGCTGCTGGTCGCCGCGGTGCGGCGTAACCGGCCATGGCTATGGCTGCTCTACGCGCTGGTGTTGATGGTGTCGATCCTGATCAACATCAACCTGGGGTTGTTGGTGCCCGTCTATGGCGCGCTGCTACCGCTGCTGGCCCCCAAGAAATCTCGAAAATCTCCCGGCATCTGGTGGGCCGTCACCTCGGTGGTCGCGATTGGGGCAATGACGCCGTTCGTGCTGTTCGCGCACGGGCAGGTTTGGCAGGTCGGATGGATCTCGGGGCTGAACCGCAATCTGTTCCTGGACGTGGTGCATCGCCAATACTTCGACCACAGTGTTGCGTTCGCCATCCTGGCCGGCGTGCTTGTCGTCGCCGCCATCGCCGTGCGGCTGACCGGCATAGCGAGGCCGGGCGAGGGGACGCGCCCGCTACTGCTGGCCAGCATCGCTTGGGTCGTCATACCCACTGGCATCGTTCTGCTGTACTCGGCGATCGTTGAACCGATCTACTACCCCCGCTACCTGATCCTCACCGCCCCGGCGACCGCCGTCATCCTGGCGGTCTGCATCGTCACGCTCGCCCGCAAACCCTGGCTCATCACCGGTGTCGTGGTGCTGCTGGCCGTCGCGGCGTTCCCGAACTATTTCTTCACCCAACGCGGCCCGTACGCCAAGGAGGGTTGGGACTACAGCCAAGTGGCCGATGTCATCAGCGCCCATGCCGCACCGGGAGACTGTCTGCTGGTGGACAACACCGTGCCCTGGAAGCCGGGACCGGTCCGCGCGCTACTGGCCACCCGGCCGGCCGCGTTCCGGTCGCTGATCGACGTGGAGCGCGGCGCCTACGGGCCCAAGGTCGGCACCTTGTGGGACGGCCATGTTGCCGTGTGGCTGACCACGGAGAAGATCAACAAGTGCGCGACGTTGTGGACGATCTCCAATCGCGACAACGCACTTCCTGACCATGAAGTCGGGCCGGCGTTGTCGCCGGGGACGGCGTTCGGCAAAACCCCCGTCTACCTATTCCCCCACTACCTGGGATTCCACATCGTCGAGCGATGGCAGTTCCACTACTCGCAGGTCATCAAGTCAACCCGGTGA
- a CDS encoding universal stress protein, with protein sequence MGAYGTVVVGTDGSDSSLRAVDRAAQIAGADAKLIIASAYLPQHEDARAADVLREESYKVTGTAPIYEILHDAKERAHNAGAKNVEERPVVGAPVDALVNLAEEVKADLLVVGNVGLSTIAGRLLGSVPANVSRRAKVDVLIVHTT encoded by the coding sequence ATGGGCGCCTATGGGACCGTGGTGGTAGGAACCGACGGTTCGGACTCGTCGTTGCGTGCGGTGGACCGCGCCGCGCAGATCGCCGGTGCCGATGCCAAGTTGATCATCGCGTCGGCGTACCTGCCTCAGCACGAAGACGCGCGGGCGGCTGACGTGCTCAGGGAAGAAAGCTACAAGGTCACGGGAACCGCCCCGATCTACGAGATCCTGCACGATGCCAAGGAGCGGGCGCACAACGCCGGTGCCAAGAACGTCGAGGAGCGCCCGGTGGTCGGCGCTCCCGTCGATGCGCTGGTGAACCTGGCCGAGGAAGTGAAGGCCGACCTGCTGGTTGTCGGCAATGTCGGGCTCAGCACGATCGCGGGCCGGTTGCTGGGATCGGTGCCGGCCAACGTCTCGCGGCGGGCCAAGGTCGACGTGCTGATCGTGCACACCACCTAG
- a CDS encoding nuclear transport factor 2 family protein, with translation MSEQEENIERIRQGYAAFAAGDIEKVMSLFDDNIEWVQPGESEISGTYHGKGEFGQFLARLAEKSTTATPHKFLADGDMVVALTDVSVGQERGQDADVYTLRDGKVVRVQVHTDTALMERVYGRKQVAAS, from the coding sequence ATGTCGGAACAAGAAGAAAACATCGAGCGGATCAGGCAGGGATACGCGGCGTTTGCTGCCGGTGACATCGAGAAGGTGATGAGCCTGTTCGATGACAACATCGAGTGGGTCCAGCCCGGTGAGAGTGAAATCAGCGGCACCTACCACGGCAAAGGTGAATTCGGCCAGTTCCTGGCTCGGCTGGCGGAGAAGTCGACGACGGCCACACCCCACAAGTTCCTTGCCGACGGTGACATGGTTGTCGCGCTCACCGATGTCAGTGTTGGCCAGGAGAGAGGTCAGGACGCTGACGTCTACACGCTTCGCGACGGCAAAGTGGTGCGGGTGCAGGTGCACACCGATACCGCGTTGATGGAGCGCGTCTACGGGCGCAAGCAGGTCGCGGCAAGCTAG
- a CDS encoding MBL fold metallo-hydrolase, producing the protein MTVVDDNYTGHVDPGTVARRTLPGATILKASVGPMDNNAYLVTCSATGQTLLIDAANDAEVLIDLIRRYAPKIALIVTSHQHFDHWQALQAVAEATGAPTAAHEIDAEPLPVKPDRLLANGDRVQIGELSFDVIHLRGHTPGSIALALDGAATGGVTQLFTGDCLFPGGVGKTWQPGDFTQLVEDVSSRVFDVYPDSTVVYPGHGDDTVLGVERPHLDEWRERGW; encoded by the coding sequence ATGACCGTCGTCGATGACAACTACACCGGACACGTCGACCCCGGGACCGTGGCTCGGCGCACTTTGCCTGGTGCCACCATCCTCAAGGCGTCGGTCGGCCCCATGGACAACAACGCCTACCTGGTGACCTGTTCGGCGACCGGGCAGACGCTGCTGATCGATGCCGCCAATGACGCCGAGGTGCTGATCGACCTGATCCGGCGGTACGCCCCCAAGATCGCGCTGATCGTCACCAGCCATCAACACTTTGACCATTGGCAGGCGCTGCAGGCGGTGGCCGAAGCCACCGGCGCCCCAACGGCCGCACACGAGATCGACGCCGAACCCCTACCAGTCAAACCGGACAGATTGTTGGCCAACGGGGACCGAGTACAAATCGGCGAGCTCAGCTTCGACGTGATCCACCTGCGCGGACACACCCCCGGATCCATCGCGCTGGCCCTGGACGGGGCTGCCACGGGCGGGGTCACCCAACTGTTCACGGGTGACTGTCTATTCCCGGGTGGGGTCGGCAAGACCTGGCAGCCGGGTGACTTCACCCAACTAGTGGAGGACGTCAGCAGCCGCGTGTTCGACGTCTACCCGGATTCCACGGTCGTGTACCCCGGCCATGGTGATGACACCGTGCTGGGCGTCGAACGTCCTCATCTCGACGAATGGCGCGAGCGGGGTTGGTAG
- the uvrA gene encoding excinuclease ABC subunit UvrA, which translates to MADRLIVKGAREHNLRGVDLDLPRDALIVFTGLSGSGKSSLAFDTIFAEGQRRYVESLSAYARQFLGQMDKPDVDFIEGLSPAVSIDQKSTNRNPRSTVGTITEVYDYLRLLYARAGTPHCPTCGERIARQTPQQIVDQVLAMAEGTRFLVLAPVVRTRKGEFADLFDKLNAQGYSRVRVDGVVHPLTDPPKLKKQEKHDIEVVVDRLTVKAAAKQRLTDSVETALNLADGIVVLEFPDDHDEHDHPREQRFSEKLACPNGHPLAVDDLEPRSFSFNSPYGACPECSGLGIRKEVDPDLVVPDPDRTLAEGAVAPWSTGHTAEYFTRMLAGLGDALGFDVDTPWRKLPAKARKAILEGADEQVHVRYRNRYGRTRSYYADFEGVLAFLQRKMAQTESEQMKERYEGFMRDVPCPVCDGARLKPEILSVTLAAGEQDAKSIAEVCELSISDCADFLNALTLGAREQAIAGQVLKEIQSRLGFLLDVGLEYLSLSRAAATLSGGEAQRIRLATQIGSGLVGVLYVLDEPSIGLHQRDNRRLIETLTRLRDLGNTLIVVEHDEDTIEHADWVVDIGPGAGEHGGSIVHSGPYQELLRNQSSITGAFLSGREGIEIPTSRRSVDSRRQLTVVGAREHNLRGIDVAFPLGVLTSVTGVSGSGKSTLVNDILAAVLANRLNGARQVPGRHTRITGLDHLDKLVRVDQSPIGRTPRSNPATYTGVFDKIRTLFAATTEAKVRGYQPGRFSFNVKGGRCEACTGDGTIKIEMNFLPDVYVPCEVCQGARYNRETLEVHYKGKTISEVLDMSIEEAAEFFEPISGIHRYLRTLVDVGLGYVRLGQPAPTLSGGEAQRVKLASELQKRSTGRTIYILDEPTTGLHFDDIRKLLNVISGLVDKGNTVVVIEHNLDVIKTSDWIIDMGPEGGAGGGTVVAQGAPEDIAAVPESYTGKFLAEVLAARRPSTSGRRPNRRRKVSA; encoded by the coding sequence GTGGCTGACCGCCTGATCGTCAAGGGTGCGCGCGAGCATAACCTCCGCGGTGTCGACCTCGACTTGCCCCGTGATGCGCTGATCGTGTTCACCGGTTTATCCGGATCGGGCAAGTCCTCGCTGGCCTTCGACACGATCTTCGCTGAAGGCCAGCGCCGCTATGTGGAATCACTGTCGGCCTATGCCCGCCAGTTCCTGGGACAGATGGACAAGCCGGACGTCGATTTCATCGAGGGACTTTCCCCGGCGGTGTCCATTGACCAAAAGTCGACCAACCGCAACCCGCGTTCGACCGTTGGCACCATCACCGAGGTGTACGACTACCTGCGCCTGTTGTACGCACGGGCGGGCACTCCGCACTGTCCGACCTGCGGTGAACGGATCGCGCGTCAGACCCCGCAGCAAATCGTCGATCAGGTACTGGCCATGGCGGAGGGCACGCGATTCCTGGTGCTGGCCCCGGTGGTCCGCACCCGCAAGGGTGAGTTTGCGGACCTGTTCGACAAGCTCAACGCCCAGGGCTATAGCCGGGTACGGGTCGACGGGGTGGTTCACCCGTTGACGGATCCGCCGAAGCTGAAGAAGCAGGAAAAGCACGACATCGAAGTGGTGGTGGACCGGCTCACCGTCAAAGCGGCCGCCAAGCAGCGGCTGACCGACTCGGTGGAGACGGCGTTGAATCTGGCCGATGGCATTGTCGTGCTGGAATTCCCCGACGATCACGATGAGCACGATCATCCTCGCGAACAGCGATTCTCCGAGAAACTGGCCTGTCCCAACGGGCATCCGCTGGCCGTCGACGACCTGGAACCACGGTCGTTTTCGTTCAACTCGCCTTACGGCGCCTGCCCCGAATGCAGCGGTCTGGGGATTCGCAAGGAGGTCGATCCCGACCTGGTGGTGCCCGACCCGGATCGCACACTGGCCGAGGGCGCGGTAGCGCCGTGGTCGACCGGCCACACCGCCGAATACTTCACGCGCATGCTCGCCGGGCTGGGGGACGCACTCGGCTTCGATGTCGACACCCCCTGGCGCAAGCTGCCCGCCAAGGCTCGCAAGGCAATTCTGGAAGGTGCCGACGAGCAGGTACACGTGCGCTATCGCAACCGGTACGGACGCACCCGGTCCTACTACGCCGACTTCGAAGGCGTTCTGGCATTTCTGCAACGCAAGATGGCGCAGACCGAGTCCGAGCAGATGAAGGAACGCTACGAGGGCTTCATGCGCGACGTGCCCTGCCCGGTGTGTGACGGGGCCCGGCTCAAGCCGGAAATCCTGTCGGTCACGTTGGCCGCGGGGGAGCAGGATGCAAAGTCGATCGCCGAGGTCTGTGAGCTGTCCATCTCAGACTGCGCAGATTTTCTGAACGCGCTCACCCTGGGTGCGCGCGAGCAGGCGATCGCCGGTCAGGTGCTCAAGGAGATCCAGTCGCGACTCGGCTTCCTGCTCGATGTCGGGCTGGAGTACCTGTCTTTGTCGCGTGCGGCGGCCACGCTGTCCGGAGGCGAGGCACAGCGCATCCGGCTGGCCACGCAGATCGGGTCTGGTCTGGTCGGCGTCCTGTATGTGCTTGACGAGCCGTCGATCGGGCTACACCAGCGCGACAACCGTCGGCTGATTGAAACTCTCACCCGCCTGCGGGATTTGGGCAATACGCTGATCGTGGTCGAGCACGACGAGGACACCATCGAGCATGCCGACTGGGTCGTCGACATCGGGCCGGGGGCCGGCGAGCACGGCGGCAGCATCGTGCACAGCGGGCCGTATCAGGAGTTGCTCCGTAACCAGAGTTCCATCACTGGTGCCTTCCTGTCCGGGCGGGAAGGGATAGAAATTCCGACCAGCCGTCGGTCCGTCGACTCCCGCCGACAACTCACCGTGGTTGGTGCCCGCGAGCACAACCTGCGCGGTATCGATGTGGCGTTTCCGCTCGGGGTGTTGACCTCGGTGACGGGAGTTTCGGGTTCGGGAAAGTCAACACTGGTCAACGACATCCTGGCCGCGGTGTTGGCGAATCGGCTCAACGGCGCCCGCCAGGTCCCGGGCCGGCACACCCGCATCACCGGGCTTGACCACCTGGACAAGCTGGTGCGTGTGGACCAATCGCCGATTGGCCGTACGCCGCGATCCAACCCGGCCACCTATACGGGGGTGTTCGACAAGATCCGCACCTTGTTCGCAGCCACCACCGAGGCCAAGGTCCGCGGCTATCAGCCGGGACGTTTCTCCTTCAACGTCAAGGGCGGCCGGTGTGAGGCCTGCACCGGCGACGGGACCATCAAGATCGAGATGAACTTCCTGCCCGACGTGTACGTGCCGTGCGAGGTCTGCCAGGGCGCGCGCTACAACCGGGAAACCCTCGAAGTGCACTACAAGGGCAAAACCATCTCCGAGGTGCTGGACATGTCGATCGAGGAAGCCGCGGAGTTCTTCGAGCCCATCTCCGGCATTCACCGCTATCTGCGCACCCTGGTCGACGTCGGCCTGGGCTACGTGCGGCTCGGCCAGCCCGCGCCGACACTGTCCGGGGGTGAGGCGCAACGGGTCAAGCTGGCATCCGAGCTGCAAAAGCGCTCGACCGGCCGCACGATCTACATCCTCGACGAGCCCACCACCGGTTTGCATTTCGATGACATCCGAAAGCTGTTGAACGTCATCAGCGGCCTGGTGGACAAGGGCAACACCGTGGTCGTGATCGAACACAACCTCGACGTCATCAAGACCTCGGATTGGATTATCGATATGGGACCGGAGGGGGGTGCCGGCGGCGGCACCGTCGTCGCTCAGGGCGCGCCGGAGGATATCGCCGCGGTGCCGGAAAGCTACACCGGGAAGTTTCTGGCCGAAGTCTTGGCCGCCCGGCGCCCATCGACTAGTGGGCGCCGGCCGAACCGGCGGCGAAAAGTCAGCGCCTGA
- a CDS encoding serine/threonine-protein kinase PknH/PknJ → MSDTVPTSRVGTQFGPYRLRRLLGRGGMGEVYEAHDTVKDRTVALKLMSQQFNSDSTFRRRMQREAHTAGRLQEPHIVPIHDFGEIDGQLFIDMRFIEGTDLGSVLKRGALPAPRAVAIVSQVAEALDAAHRGGVVHRDIKPENILITGNDFAYLVDFGIAAAATDQHLTKTGTAVGSWSYMAPERFGDDEVTYRSDIYALACVLYECLTGTPPYQTQNLSTLMGAHLMQPIPRPSRHRPDIPTAFDEVIARGMAKDPALRYPTAGELARAARHALSAGDQERAATLIAGTHQLAAPPSGPMPWAPPPWTPPARRTRTPWLLAVAVLVVVIAVVGTGLFLARKEPARGPTGGVSTTAGAPSGTTATAGPTVAPTQLESFLLSPEQINTIVGTTGIVIDHNATEMTDPGPENSLSTEQCLGALIGYQTRTYKSSGYTSMLAQLMQKPRSTPGYVVVQGAVIFASADQAVGFVAAQADQWRSCAGKDVTQVNNGKTSRWTFRDVSGAPPKISLQRDLADSVVVCQHVLSAVSNIVLDVNVCAPNVTDQASEIADTMAAKVPT, encoded by the coding sequence ATGAGTGACACTGTCCCCACCTCGCGGGTAGGCACCCAATTCGGGCCCTACCGGCTACGGCGATTGCTCGGCCGCGGCGGGATGGGCGAAGTCTACGAAGCCCACGACACCGTCAAAGACCGCACCGTGGCGCTCAAACTCATGTCCCAACAGTTCAACTCAGACAGCACATTTCGCCGTCGCATGCAGCGGGAGGCCCATACCGCCGGCCGCCTGCAAGAACCGCACATCGTGCCCATTCACGACTTCGGTGAGATCGACGGCCAACTGTTCATCGACATGCGCTTCATCGAAGGCACTGACCTGGGTTCGGTGCTCAAGCGCGGCGCGCTACCCGCACCACGCGCCGTGGCCATCGTCAGCCAGGTGGCTGAAGCGCTCGATGCCGCGCACCGGGGCGGAGTCGTGCACCGCGACATCAAACCCGAAAACATCCTGATCACCGGCAACGACTTCGCCTACCTGGTCGACTTCGGGATCGCGGCGGCAGCCACCGACCAACACCTCACCAAGACCGGAACCGCGGTGGGCAGCTGGAGCTACATGGCGCCAGAACGATTCGGCGACGACGAAGTCACCTACCGTTCAGACATCTACGCACTGGCCTGTGTGCTCTACGAATGCCTCACTGGCACACCGCCTTACCAGACCCAGAACCTGAGCACGCTGATGGGCGCACACCTGATGCAGCCGATCCCCCGCCCCAGCCGGCACCGCCCCGACATCCCGACCGCCTTTGACGAGGTGATCGCCCGGGGCATGGCCAAAGACCCCGCCTTGCGCTACCCCACCGCCGGTGAGCTGGCGCGTGCCGCCCGGCACGCTTTGAGCGCTGGGGACCAAGAACGCGCGGCGACCCTGATCGCCGGTACCCACCAGCTCGCCGCGCCACCTAGCGGTCCGATGCCGTGGGCCCCGCCACCGTGGACCCCACCGGCGCGACGCACCCGCACACCGTGGCTCCTGGCGGTCGCAGTCCTGGTTGTTGTCATCGCGGTCGTCGGCACCGGGCTCTTCTTGGCCCGCAAGGAGCCCGCTAGAGGCCCCACCGGTGGCGTCAGCACGACTGCTGGGGCCCCGTCGGGCACCACTGCGACAGCCGGCCCGACCGTGGCGCCCACGCAATTGGAATCGTTTCTGCTCAGTCCCGAACAGATCAACACCATTGTCGGCACGACGGGCATCGTCATTGACCACAACGCCACCGAGATGACCGATCCCGGTCCGGAAAACTCGCTGTCAACCGAGCAATGCCTTGGCGCACTCATCGGCTACCAGACCCGGACGTACAAGAGCAGCGGGTACACCAGCATGCTTGCCCAGCTGATGCAAAAGCCGCGCAGCACACCCGGATACGTTGTGGTTCAGGGCGCCGTGATCTTCGCATCCGCAGACCAGGCCGTCGGATTTGTGGCGGCTCAGGCCGATCAGTGGCGCAGCTGCGCCGGGAAAGACGTTACCCAAGTCAACAATGGCAAGACATCCCGATGGACCTTCCGGGACGTCAGCGGCGCCCCACCCAAGATCTCGCTGCAGCGCGATTTGGCCGACAGCGTCGTGGTCTGCCAACACGTGCTCAGCGCGGTGTCCAACATCGTCCTGGACGTCAACGTGTGCGCGCCCAATGTCACCGACCAAGCCAGCGAGATCGCCGACACCATGGCCGCCAAGGTACCGACGTGA
- a CDS encoding alpha/beta hydrolase: MFDNETVTTSPPALARVLASTHTSLMHGWVPVTVQVVTAIVLLLAIGWRSRRRLPAAVIFGAIAAWATRWYLGTLANEPVPAALWVWVGLTAVAAAMLVVGWRGARWRRRTATLVAVPLCALCAALGLNIWVGYFPTVQAAWNQLSSGPLPDQADPAAVVAMAGKGVRPAHGSMVPVAIPSNASHFKHRGELVYLPPAWFASYPPPRLPAVMMIGGQFNTPADWARAGNAVRTIDDFALAHNGNAPVLVFVDSGGAFNNDTECVNGRRGNAADHLTKDVVPYMISAFGVSPEPSNWGIVGWSMGGTCAVDLTVMHPSLFSAFVDVAGDFYPNAGNKAETITRLFGGNADAWAAFDPTTVINRHGQYTGISGWFSISVPAGPGAPRDVAITDPVVMRLAGREAAANPSNQTAAANSLCALGRANGIDCAVVPQPGRHDWPFADQVFARALPWLAGQLGTPGVPRIPLPGTVSPATQVVPAGR, encoded by the coding sequence ATGTTTGACAATGAGACCGTGACAACGTCGCCGCCTGCCCTGGCGCGCGTGTTGGCCAGTACTCACACCTCTTTGATGCATGGTTGGGTGCCGGTCACCGTGCAGGTCGTGACCGCGATCGTGCTGCTGCTTGCCATCGGTTGGCGATCTCGGCGGCGACTACCCGCGGCCGTGATTTTTGGCGCCATAGCGGCCTGGGCAACCCGTTGGTACCTGGGCACACTGGCCAATGAGCCCGTCCCGGCGGCGTTGTGGGTGTGGGTCGGGTTGACCGCGGTGGCCGCGGCGATGCTGGTCGTGGGCTGGCGCGGGGCCCGCTGGCGACGCCGCACCGCCACCCTGGTCGCAGTTCCACTCTGTGCGCTTTGCGCGGCGCTGGGGCTCAACATCTGGGTCGGCTACTTCCCGACCGTGCAGGCCGCGTGGAATCAGCTGAGCTCTGGCCCGTTGCCGGATCAGGCGGACCCGGCCGCGGTTGTCGCGATGGCCGGCAAGGGAGTGCGCCCAGCGCACGGCAGCATGGTTCCGGTGGCGATCCCGTCCAACGCGTCGCACTTCAAACACCGGGGTGAACTCGTCTATCTGCCTCCCGCCTGGTTCGCCAGCTATCCGCCGCCGCGGCTGCCGGCCGTGATGATGATCGGCGGCCAGTTCAACACGCCCGCCGACTGGGCGCGCGCCGGTAACGCCGTGCGCACGATCGACGATTTTGCGCTCGCCCACAACGGCAATGCGCCGGTGCTGGTGTTCGTGGATTCCGGGGGCGCCTTCAACAACGACACCGAATGCGTCAACGGGCGGCGCGGCAACGCAGCCGACCATCTAACTAAAGATGTTGTGCCCTATATGATCTCGGCGTTTGGTGTCAGCCCCGAACCATCAAACTGGGGCATTGTGGGCTGGTCGATGGGCGGGACCTGCGCGGTAGATCTGACCGTCATGCACCCTTCCCTGTTCAGCGCCTTTGTTGATGTTGCGGGCGACTTTTACCCAAACGCGGGAAACAAGGCGGAAACCATCACCAGGCTTTTCGGCGGCAATGCTGACGCCTGGGCCGCGTTCGACCCGACAACGGTGATCAACCGACATGGGCAGTACACCGGAATTTCGGGCTGGTTCAGCATTTCGGTACCGGCGGGGCCGGGAGCCCCGCGTGACGTCGCGATCACCGACCCCGTCGTGATGCGGCTGGCCGGACGCGAAGCCGCCGCCAATCCGAGCAACCAGACCGCCGCGGCCAACTCCTTGTGCGCACTGGGCCGCGCCAACGGCATCGACTGCGCGGTGGTCCCCCAGCCAGGACGGCACGACTGGCCCTTCGCCGACCAGGTGTTCGCCCGGGCGCTGCCGTGGCTGGCCGGTCAGCTGGGGACCCCGGGAGTGCCTCGTATTCCGCTGCCAGGCACGGTGTCTCCGGCGACTCAGGTGGTTCCTGCCGGCCGGTGA